A single window of Debaryomyces hansenii CBS767 chromosome F complete sequence DNA harbors:
- a CDS encoding DEHA2F24200p (similar to uniprot|P53722 Saccharomyces cerevisiae YNR020C): protein MSDLTDAPQANTDTLTTSAPDKLSGFEWWRRSLQYRTGMGISEDEKKQFEHDYRAKSLPKQCTDCVANLDWMLNYSPSVIFMMDHVKKIGGNISKSNIICDVCDDYKGGGFHPEGGILLCSNWITDKWQLEDILTHELVHAYDFLKFKVDLTNLKHHACTEIRASMLSGECRIFNEIKKTGLGDFGKKFQSCIKRRAILSVSANPNCKDTQEAEKVVNTVWQSCFNDTRPFERVYR from the coding sequence ATGTCAGACCTTACAGACGCCCCTCAGGCTAATACTGATACACTTACGACGTCGGCACCAGATAAATTGTCCGGATTCGAATGGTGGAGGAGATCATTACAGTATAGAACTGGAATGGGCATatcagaagatgaaaaaaaacAGTTTGAACATGACTACAGAGCTAAGAGTTTACCTAAACAATGCACCGATTGCGTGGCAAACCTCGACTGGATGCTAAATTATTCGCCTTCTGTTATATTTATGATGGACCATGTAAAGAAAATTGGTGGGAATATTAGCAAATCCAATATTATCTGCGATGTTTGTGACGACTATAAGGGAGGAGGATTTCATCCAGAAGGTGGAATATTATTGTGCTCTAACTGGATCACTGATAAATGGCAATTGGAAGACATCTTGACCCATGAATTGGTGCATGCATATGATTTCCTCAAGTTTAAAGTAGATCTCACCAACTTAAAGCACCATGCGTGTACCGAAATCAGAGCCTCGATGTTGAGTGGTGAATGCCGTATATTTAACGAAATCAAGAAAACGGGGTTAGGTGATTTTGGAAAGAAGTTCCAGTCTTGTATCAAAAGAAGAGCTATCTTGTCAGTTTCAGCTAATCCTAATTGTAAAGATACCCAGGAAGCAGAAAAGGTAGTGAACACTGTATGGCAGTCTTGTTTCAATGATACAAGACCGTTTGAAAGAGTGTATCGTTAG
- a CDS encoding DEHA2F24222p (similar to uniprot|P53629 Saccharomyces cerevisiae YNR019W ARE2 Acyl-CoA:sterol acyltransferase), whose protein sequence is MVDKSNTDEKLSTIVDRNDGRRQSLILDDDYNENETSQGLDDQYEAAIKLRNSKTLEDTSNVSDTEDSRSTISETITQPTEDNQVNVEPLMRKLDEIHNAAPTRLRRRKSKGKGTSEKKQATNKTEEPRFRSGFGDIKFYSVSSTIFDSSYFKNSEFFGIYVLFWLGTAFLMMNNIVHSYFESNEGFFQTAVMKTLRKDLVKIGFTDLGMYLGTYFAFFLQYACLKGWIVWDSSGWIIQAVYDFIHGAFWLYFASDQCMSYPWIGKVFLVLHNLVFIMKMHSYAFYNGYLWRILRELEFSEDYLERLTNGKVRLPEKYDLERTKNILDGSIRFCKFELEYQSSATTMSSDSPIESFDLEDDIHDLQKRNIVKFPTNVNLFNFFEYSMFPTLVYTLNYPRTRRIRWQYVLEKTCGVFGIIFLMILVAQNWMYPIIQRAIALQDMPTADKWRGCMFILLDMIPPFLMEYLFTFFLIWDAILNVIAELSRFADRDFYGPWWSCSDWSEYARIWNRPVHKFLLRHVYHSSISVLKLNNSRAILGTFILSSLVHELVMFVIFNRLRGYLLVMQMSQLPLVALCNTRFMKNRKVLGNVMCWFGFISVPSMICTFYLIF, encoded by the coding sequence ATGGTTGACAAATCCAATACAGATGAAAAGCTCTCAACAATTGTTGATAGAAATGATGGAAGGAGACAATCACTTATTCTTGATGATGACTATAATGAGAACGAAACACTGCAAGGTTTAGATGATCAATATGAAGCAGCGATCAAATTGCGCAATTCTAAGACATTAGAAGATACCAGCAACGTTTCTGACACAGAGGATTCGAGATCGACTATTTCCGAAACTATAACTCAGCCAACCGAAGATAACCAGGTCAATGTTGAACCCCTAATGAGAAAATTGGACGAAATTCACAATGCAGCTCCTACAAGACTTAGGAGAAGGAAAAGTAAAGGGAAAGGAACGTCTGAAAAGAAACAAGCTACAAATAAAACAGAAGAGCCAAGATTCAGGTCTGGCTTTGGAGATATCAAATTCTATTCTGTGCTGTCTACTATTTTCGATTCAAGctattttaaaaattcagaattcTTCGGGATATATGTGCTCTTCTGGTTAGGCACAGCTTTCCTTATGATGAACAATATTGTTCATTCGTACTTTGAGAGTAACGAGGGATTCTTTCAGACTGCAGTAATGAAGACTTTGAGGAAAGATTTAGTGAAAATAGGTTTTACTGATTTAGGGATGTATCTCGGTACATATTTTGCTTTTTTCCTTCAATATGCATGCTTGAAAGGTTGGATTGTGTGGGATTCAAGTGGTTGGATAATTCAAGCCGTCTACGATTTTATTCATGGTGCTTTCTGGCTCTATTTTGCATCCGACCAGTGTATGTCTTATCCATGGATTGGTAAGGTGTTTTTAGTATTACACAATCTCGTTTTCATAATGAAAATGCATTCTTATGCATTTTATAATGGCTATTTATGGCGCATATTAAGAGAGTTGGAGTTTTCAGAAGATTATTTGGAAAGGTTAACTAATGGTAAGGTTAGATTGCCAGAGAAATATGACTTGgaaagaacaaaaaatattctaGATGGTAGTATTCGGTTTTGTAAGTTTGAATTAGAATACCAGTCAAGTGCAACTACCATGTCTAGTGATTCGCCAATCGAGTCATTCGATTTGGAGGATGATATCCATGACTTACAAAAAAGGAATATAGTGAAATTTCCAACGAATGTTAATctatttaatttcttcgaATATTCAATGTTCCCTACATTGGTATATACTTTGAACTACCCACGTACACGCAGGATCAGATGGCAATATGTTTTAGAAAAGACTTGCGGTGTTTTtggtattatatttctCATGATTTTAGTAGCTCAAAACTGGATGTATCCGATTATTCAACGTGCGATAGCCTTACAAGATATGCCTACTGCAGATAAATGGAGAGGATGTATGTTCATTTTACTTGATATGATTCCTCCTTTTCTCATGGAATATCTTTTTACATTCTTTTTAATCTGGGACGCAATTCTAAATGTTATTGCTGAGTTGAGTAGATTTGCAGATAGAGATTTCTATGGACCATGGTGGTCATGTTCCGACTGGTCGGAATATGCTAGAATTTGGAATCGTCCTGTTCATAAATTCTTACTTAGACACGTCTATCATTCGTCGATTAGTGTACTCAAGCTTAACAATCTGAGGGCCATCTTAGGCACTTTTATTTTGTCCAGCTTAGTACATGAGTTGGTTATGTTTGTCATATTTAACAGATTGAGAGGTTATCTATTAGTGATGCAAATGTCTCAGCTTCCTCTAGTTGCTCTTTGTAACACAAGATTTATGAAGAATAGAAAAGTATTGGGCAACGTTATGTGCTGGTTCGGATTCATTTCGGTACCGAGCATGATTTGCACgttttatttaatattttaa
- a CDS encoding DEHA2F24244p (weakly similar to uniprot|P53629 Saccharomyces cerevisiae YNR019W ARE2 Acyl-CoA:sterol acyltransferase or uniprot|P25628 Saccharomyces cerevisiae YCR048W ARE1 Acyl-CoA:sterol): MIRNFNADGKLSTIIDRNSERRKSLSLDDEYHDKEPLHSLEYQYESATKLHEADDPVSTSSESILQSFENGELNSEPLMTKLDQIHNAAHIRLRRRKIKDHDRIEINPSKVEKDKFRSGFGDVKFYSVSSTIFDSASFKNSEFYGIYLLFWIGTGFLMMNNIVQSYSETSEGFFETAIMRTLTKDIVKIGFTDLAMYLGTYFAFFLQYACSRGWVAWNSSGWIIQCVFNFIHCAFWLYFASDSCMSYPWIGKVFLVLHNLVLIMKMHSYAFYNGYLWKILEELEFSENYLQKLTDGLVKLPEKYDLERTKEILDGSVRFCKFELEYQSSATTMSSESPIESFDLEDDIHDLQQKNIVKFPQNINLFNFFEYSMFPTLVYTLNFPRTRRIRWLYVLEKTCGVFGIIFLMILVAQNWIYPILQRAIAISDLPTEEKRIRVVSIFLDMLPPFLLIYILNFFLIWDTILNAIAELSRFADRDFYGPWWSSADWAEYSRIWNRPVHKFLLRHVYHSSISSFNLSRYKAMLCTFVFSSLVHELVMYVIFKRFRCYITLLQMSQIPHIALSSTNFMKERRRFGNFNSLFGLVLAPGLVCTLYLVF; encoded by the coding sequence ATGATTCGCAATTTCAATGCTGATGGGAAGCTTTCTACAATTATTGATAGAAATAGTGAAAGAAGGAAATCGCTTAGTCTTGATGATGAGTATCATGACAAGGAACCATTGCATAGTTTAGAATATCAATATGAAAGTGCGACCAAGCTTCATGAAGCAGATGATCCAGTATCTACTTCATCCGAAAGTATACTTCAGTCTTTTGAAAATGGTGAACTCAACTCAGAGCCACTAATGACGAAGTTGGACCAAATTCACAATGCAGCACACATCAGACTTCggagaagaaaaataaaagaCCATGATAGAATCGAAATAAATCCCTCCAAAGTAGAAAAGGATAAATTCAGGTCTGGATTTGGGGACGTCAAGTTCTACTCTGTGCTGTCAACTATTTTCGATTCTGCttcttttaaaaattcagaattcTATGGCATATATTTACTTTTTTGGATTGGAACAGGATTTCTTATGATGAACAATATTGTCCAATCGTATTCTGAAACTAGTGAGGGATTCTTTGAAACTGCAATCATGCGGACTTTAACTAAGGATATAGTAAAGATTGGTTTTACTGACTTAGCGATGTATCTCGGTACATATTTTGCCTTTTTCCTTCAATACGCATGTCTGAGGGGCTGGGTTGCGTGGAACTCGAGTGGTTGGATAATTCAATGTGTCTTCAACTTTATCCATTGCGCATTCTGGCTTTATTTTGCGTCTGATCTGTGTATGTCTTATCCATGGATTGGTAAGGTGTTCTTGGTATTACACAATCTCGTATTAATTATGAAAATGCATTCATATGCGTTTTATAATGGTTACTTGTGGAAAATATTGGAAGAGTTGGAATTTtcagaaaattatttacaGAAACTAACCGATGGTTTGGTTAAGTTGCCTGAAAAGTATGACTTGGAAAGAACAAAAGAGATTTTAGATGGTAGTGTTCGGTTTTGTAAGTTTGAATTAGAATACCAGTCAAGTGCAACTACCATGTCTAGTGAGTCCCCAATTGAATCATTCGATTTGGAGGATGATATCCATGACTTACAGCAAAAGAACATAGTGAAATTTCCAcagaatattaatttatttaatttcttcgaATACTCCATGTTCCCTACGTTAGTATATACTTTGAATTTCCCACGTACACGCAGGATCAGATGGTTGTATGTTTTAGAAAAGACTTGCGGCGTCTTTggaattatatttcttatgATTCTAGTGGCCCAGAATTGGATATATCCGATTTTGCAACGTGCCATAGCTATACTGGACTTGCCTACTGAGGAAAAACGGATCCGTGTCGTGTCTATTTTCCTTGACATGCTTCCTCCATTTCTcctaatttatattcttaatttcttcttgatttggGATACAATTCTAAATGCTATTGCTGAGTTGAGTAGATTTGCGGATAGAGATTTCTATGGACCGTGGTGGTCAAGTGCCGACTGGGCAGAATACTCCAGAATCTGGAATCGTCCAGTGCATAAATTCTTACTCAGACATGTGTATCATTCATCTATTAGTTCATTCAATCTCAGCAGATATAAGGCTATGTTATGCACATTTGTTTTCTCGAGTTTGGTGCACGAATTAGTTATGTATGTTATCTTCAAACGTTTTAGATGCTATATAACATTGTTGCAAATGTCTCAGATTCCTCATATCGCCTTGAGTAGCACAAATTTTATGAAAGAGAGAAGGAGATTTGGCAACTTCAATTCCTTGTTCGGTTTGGTTTTGGCTCCAGGCCTTGTTTGTACCCTTTATTTAGTATTTTAA
- a CDS encoding DEHA2F24266p (highly similar to uniprot|P25627 Saccharomyces cerevisiae YCR047C BUD23 Protein involved in bud-site selection), whose protein sequence is MSRPEQLAPPEVFYNDTESFKYTTSTRVQHIQAKMTLRALELLNLARDEPHFILDLGCGSGLSGEILTEEGYNWVGMDISPNMLATGLDRGLEGDVFLSDLGNGVPFRAGTFDAAISISAIQWLCNADVANADPKKRMLRFFNSLYASLRRGGKFVAQFYPMNDSQTESILDAAKLAGFGGGLIIDEPESKRHKKYYLVLTAGQSERSINLSGAQMDAPQANKKVNKKLMKKLESKKEFINRKKETMRRRGRDVAHDSKFTARKRRPRF, encoded by the coding sequence ATGTCTAGACCAGAACAGCTTGCTCCACCAGAGGTTTTCTATAACGATACTGAATCGTTTAAATATACCACGTCTACTCGTGTTCAACATATTCAAGCGAAGATGACTTTGAGAGCATTAGagttattaaatttagCAAGAGACGAACCACATTTTATATTAGATTTAGGATGTGGATCTGGCTTGTCCGGAGAAATATTGACCGAAGAAGGTTACAACTGGGTGGGAATGGATATTTCTCCAAATATGTTGGCGACCGGCTTAGACAGAGGGTTAGAGGGAGATGTATTTTTGAGTGATTTAGGTAATGGAGTACCGTTTAGAGCAGGTACTTTTGACGCTGCAATCTCCATTTCTGCTATCCAATGGTTATGTAATGCTGATGTTGCCAATGCTGATCCTAAAAAGAGAATGTTGAGATTTTTCAACTCGTTGTATGCATCTTTAAGAAGAGGAGGAAAATTTGTTGCACAATTTTATCCAATGAATGATTCACAAACCGAATCTATTTTGGATGCGGCTAAGTTAGCAGGTTTTGGTGGTGGTTTGATCATAGATGAACCTGAATCGAAACGTCACAAGAAGTATTATCTTGTATTAACTGCTGGTCAGTCCGAAAGAAGTATAAACTTATCCGGAGCCCAAATGGATGCGCCACAAGCCAACAAGAAAGTGAACAAGAAACtcatgaagaaattagaatCCAAAAAGGAGTTTATCAACAGAAAGAAGGAAACCAtgagaagaagaggaaggGACGTCGCTCACGACTCTAAATTCACCGCCAGAAAGAGACGTCCTCGTTTCTAG
- a CDS encoding DEHA2F24288p (weakly similar to uniprot|P25626 Saccharomyces cerevisiae YCR046C IMG1 Mitochondrial ribosomal protein of the small subunit) produces the protein MFSVLNRGLAVRSGSISLQAVRTFIPFKKADKLPTVYEPLPKKRHGESVIPYLHKQLLQKYDPTGKRRALVDQDTGVRSGDIIKVTYLDRTNVTGQVIAVKRSVNSVGTNILLRNKMNKLGVEMRIPLFNPNIRNIEVVHKPKKYLPRRKQFYIRNTKYDVGDVENFVRKEIKKHK, from the exons ATGTTCAGTGTTTTAAACAGAGGATTAGCTGTCCGTTCAGGCAGTATATCGTTGCAAGCAGTGAGAACTTTTATTCCTTTTAAAAAGG CAGATAAACTACCAACTGTATACGAACCATTACCAAAGAAGAGACATGGTGAAAGCGTTATCCCATATTTGCATAAACAATTACTTCAAAAGTATGATCCAACTGGTAAAAGAAGAGCCCTTGTTGACCAAGACACTGGAGTACGTTCTGGAGATATTATCAAGGTAACATATCTTGATAGAACAAATGTTACTGGGCAAGTTATTGCTGTTAAGAGATCTGTGAATAGCGTGGGAACAAATATATTGCTCAGAAATAAGATGAACAAATTGGGTGTTGAAATGAGAATCCCTCTTTTTAATCCTAAcattagaaatattgaagttgTTCACAAGCCTAAGAAGTATTTACCAAGAAGAAAGCAATTCTACATTAGAAACACTAAGTATGATGTTGgtgatgttgaaaatttcgtaagaaaagaaattaaaaaacaTAAATAA
- a CDS encoding DEHA2F24310p (similar to CA2944|IPF6294 Candida albicans IPF6294), translating into MDEDTKCNELTVLYNEYKEYFSLCELKLNSSSPNTNTTPITGDDYYAKLASGRGKKNIESHIHLKTIEGVTIRVSVETSGWYEIPEDDTSELFKHYETFESLMMQRSRSFQNMFGNTLSNRLHNLISEKMHSEQA; encoded by the coding sequence ATGGACGAAGATACAAAATGCAATGAGCTAACCGTTCtatataatgaatacaAGGAGTACTTTCTGCTATGCGAACTAAAGTTAAACCTGTCCAGTCCTAATACAAATACAACACCAATAACGGGTGACGATTACTATGCAAAATTAGCATCGGGGAGAGgcaaaaaaaatattgaaagtcATATACATCTTAAGACCATAGAAGGTGTTACAATTAGAGTATCGGTAGAGACGTCCGGCTGGTATGAAATCCCGGAAGATGATACATCAGAGTTATTTAAGCATTATGAAACGTTTGAATCGTTGATGATGCAGCGATCACGAAGTTTCCAAAACATGTTCGGCAATACATTATCTAATAGATTACACAACCTAATAAGCGAAAAGATGCATTCAGAACAAGCATAA
- a CDS encoding DEHA2F24332p (similar to CA2943|CaMAK31 Candida albicans CaMAK31): MVTKEMKPEKFIGAQLRLKLTDLRVLDGVLTVVDPFGNLLLTNVFEISEDRLDSKNLHKRELGLVSVPRDTITNVLVDRKTHKTLLGS, translated from the coding sequence ATGGTAACGAAGGAAATGAAACCAGAAAAGTTCATTGGAGCACAGCTAAGATTGAAGTTAACTGATTTGAGGGTCCTCGATGGTGTGTTGACGGTTGTTGATCCATTCGGAAATCTTTTACTCACAAAcgtttttgaaatatctgaaGATAGATTGGATTCTAAGAACTTACACAAGAGGGAATTGGGATTGGTAAGTGTTCCTAGAGATACTATAACAAATGTACTTGTCGATAGAAAGACCCATAAGACGCTTTTAGGGTCGTAG
- a CDS encoding DEHA2F24354p (similar to uniprot|Q9P859 Candida albicans cvb1 Cvb1 protein) has protein sequence MQGSYKNNGLPRPYYMKPSSKFSPYNQRARSFFTSPSRKVVGYTILLILFGTCMYWISQDLKESMEQPSYEIIQPDLEYNKNLDDIVGIGNADKESENIGLAGNLAQGSKGDIGVGVAEAPKGGMANEAPVVGNENPDGVKKPKQGLNVEDKL, from the coding sequence ATGCAAGGTAGTTATAAAAACAACGGTTTACCAAGGCCATATTATATGAAACCGTCCCTGAAATTTTCACCTTACAATCAGAGAGCAAGATCATTTTTCACTTCTCCAAGTCGAAAAGTGGTTGGATATACGATcctattaatattatttggCACTTGTATGTATTGGATATCGCAAGATTTGAAGGAGTCGATGGAACAACCATCttatgaaattattcagCCGGACCTTGAATATAACAAGAACCTAGATGACATAGTTGGAATCGGAAATGCAGACAAGGAATCAGAAAACATTGGATTGGCCGGAAATCTTGCCCAGGGATCAAAGGGTGATATTGGTGTAGGAGTTGCGGAAGCTCCGAAAGGAGGCATGGCTAATGAAGCACCAGTGGTTGGCAATGAGAATCCTGATGGTGTCAAGAAGCCAAAACAAGGTCTCAACGTAGAGGATAAATTATGA
- a CDS encoding DEHA2F24398p (highly similar to uniprot|P25997 Candida albicans TEF3 Elongation factor 3), with product MSAASESKYSAEVLSELLSKLQVADNKEEAAANVASFLNSSIVEHDVPEQFFQDLKKQIGNKKDDKISIAALSAYQHIASSNALSPSVEPYVVNLVTDVSAKAGDKNKDVQAAASDALFAIAQAVTPTAVKALLPALLDSLVNTNKWTEKIAILRSLSQLVDTAKAQVALRMPELIPVLSEAMWDTKKEVKEAATNTMTKSTETIDNKDIEKFIPKLIECIAKPTEVPETVHILGSTTFVSEVTMATLSIMAPLLSRGLAERDTAIKRKAAVIVDNMCKLVDDPQVVAPFMDKLLPALKSNFSTMADPEAREVTNRALSTLRRVGDIKEDDVIPEVSTAGDIPVTLGVFQELLKGKNIASRFDPALNYIAAIAGDLIDERAINPDTWIQNLLPFATIFLHENEAKEIIEEFRKRAIDNIPAPPSFEDEEDEGEDLCNCEFSLAYGAKILLNKTQFRLKRNRRYGLCGPNGAGKSTLMRAIANGQVEGFPTQEECKTVYVEHDIDGTHADTTVAQFVLEDGEVGLTEEVVKAKLTEFNFSDEMIAMPIQSLSGGWKMKLALARAVLKNADILLLDEPTNHLDTVNVAWLVNYLQTCGITSIIVSHDSGFLDNVTQYIIHYEGFKLRKYKGNLSEFVKKCPSAQSYYELGASDLEFSFPEPGFLEGVKTKQKAIVKVSNMTFQYPGTNKPQIRDINFQCSLSSRIAVIGPNGAGKSTLINVLTGELLPTEGEVYVHENCRIAYIKQHAFAHIDNHLDKTPSEYIQWRFQTGEDRETMDRASRQINEDDETSMNKIFKIEGTPRRIAGIHARRKFKNSYEYECSWMLGENIGMKNERWVPMMSVDNAWLPRGEIMETHSKLVAEVDMKEALASGQFRPLTRKEIEEHCAMLGLETELVSHSRIRGLSGGQKVKLVLAACTWQRPHLIVLDEPTNYLDRDSLGALSKALKAFAGGIVIITHSAEFTKDITEEVWAVVDGVMTPSGHNWVQGQGAGPRLEKKEDEEDKFDAMGNKIAAAKKKTKLSSAELRKKKKERMKKKKELGDAYVSEEEDF from the coding sequence ATGTCTGCTGCCAGTGAATCTAAATACTCTGCTGAAGTGCTTTCCGAATTATTAAGCAAACTTCAAGTTGCTGATAATAAGGAAGAAGCTGCTGCTAATGTTGcttctttcttgaattcgTCGATTGTCGAACATGATGTTCCAGAACAATTCTTCcaagatttgaagaaacaaattgGTAACAAGAAAGATGACAAGATCAGCATTGCTGCTTTGTCTGCTTACCAACACATTGCTTCATCCAACGCATTATCACCATCTGTTGAACCATACGTTGTCAATTTGGTTACTGATGTTTCTGCTAAGGCTGGTGACAAGAACAAGGACGTTCAAGCTGCTGCCTCAGATGCTTTGTTCGCCATCGCTCAAGCTGTTACCCCAACTGCTGTCAAGGCTTTATTACCAGCCTTATTGGACAGCTTGGTTAACACCAACAAGTGGACTGAAAAGATTGCCATTTTAAGATCTCTCTCCCAATTGGTTGACACCGCTAAGGCCCAAGTTGCTTTAAGAATGCCGGAATTAATTCCAGTCTTATCTGAAGCTATGTGGGATACCAAGAAGGAAGTCAAGGAAGCTGCTACCAACACCATGACCAAGTCCACCGAAACCATTGATAACAAGGATATCGAAAAGTTTATTCCAAAGTTGATCGAATGTATTGCCAAGCCAACTGAAGTTCCAGAAACCGTCCACATCTTGGGTTCCACCACCTTCGTTTCCGAAGTTACCATGGCTACTTTATCCATCATGGCCCCATTATTGTCTAGAGGTTTAGCTGAACGTGATACCGCTATCAAGCGTAAGGCTGCTGTCATTGTTGATAACATGTGTAAATTAGTCGATGATCCACAAGTTGTTGCTCCATTCatggataaattattaccaGCTTTAAAGTCTAACTTCTCCACCATGGCTGACCCAGAAGCCCGTGAAGTTACTAACAGAGCTTTGAGCACCTTAAGAAGAGTTGGTGATATCAAGGAAGATGACGTTATTCCAGAAGTCTCCACCGCCGGTGATATTCCAGTTACCTTAGGTGTCTTccaagaattattgaagggTAAGAACATTGCTTCAAGATTTGACCCAGCCTTGAACTATATTGCTGCCATTGCTGGTGACTTGATCGATGAAAGAGCCATCAACCCAGACACCTGGATCCAAAACTTATTGCCATTTGCTACTATTTTCTTACACGAAAATGAAGCTAAGGaaatcattgaagaattcagaAAGAGAGCTATTGACAACATTCCAGCTCCACCATCATtcgaagatgaagaagatgaaggtGAAGACTTATGTAACTGTGAGTTCTCGTTAGCTTATGGTGCTAAGATCTTGTTGAACAAGACTCAATTCAGATTAAAGAGAAACAGAAGATATGGTTTATGTGGTCCAAATGGTGCTGGTAAGTCTACCTTGATGAGAGCTATTGCTAACGGTCAAGTCGAGGGTTTCCCAACCCAAGAAGAATGTAAGACTGTTTACGTCGAACACGATATCGATGGTACTCACGCTGACACCACCGTTGCCCAATTCGTTCTTGAAGATGGTGAAGTCGGTTTAACCGAAGAAGTTGTTAAAGCCAAATTAACCGAATTCAACTTCTCTGACGAAATGATCGCCATGCCAATTCAATCCTTATCTGGTGGttggaagatgaagttAGCTTTAGCCAGAGCTGTCTTAAAGAACGCTGATATCTTATTATTGGATGAACCAACTAACCATTTGGATACCGTTAACGTTGCTTGGTTAGTCAACTACTTACAAACATGTGGTATTACTTCTATCATTGTTTCTCACGATTCCGGTTTCTTAGATAATGTTACTCAATACATTATCCACTACGAAGGTTTCAAGTTAAGAAAGTACAAGGGTAACTTATCCGAATTCGTCAAGAAGTGTCCATCCGCTCAATCTTACTACGAATTAGGTGCCTCTGACTTAGAATTCAGCTTCCCAGAACCAGGTTTCTTAGAAGGTGTTAAGACTAAGCAAAAGGCTATTGTCAAGGTTTCCAACATGACTTTCCAATACCCAGGTACCAACAAACCTCAAATTAGAGATATTAATTTCCAATGTTCTTTATCTTCTAGAATTGCCGTTATTGGTCCAAATGGTGCTGGTAAATCTACCTTGATTAACGTCTTAACTGGTGAATTATTACCAACTGAAGGTGAAGTTTACGTCCATGAAAACTGTCGTATTGCTTACATTAAACAACACGCTTTCGCCCATATTGATAACCATTTAGACAAGACTCCATCTGAATATATCCAATGGAGATTCCAAACTGGTGAAGATAGAGAAACTATGGACAGAGCCTCCAGACAAATCaacgaagatgatgaaacttCTATGAACAAGATCTTCAAGATTGAAGGTACTCCAAGAAGAATCGCTGGTATCCACGCCAGAAGAAAGTTCAAGAACTCTTACGAGTATGAATGTTCTTGGATGTTGGGTGAAAACATCGGTATGAAGAACGAAAGATGGGTCCCAATGATGTCTGTTGATAACGCTTGGTTACCAAGAGGTGAAATCATGGAAACTCACTCCAAGTTAGTCGCCGAAGTCGATATGAAGGAAGCTTTAGCCTCTGGTCAATTCAGACCATTAACCAGAAAAGAAATCGAAGAGCACTGTGCTATGTTGGGTTTGGAAACTGAATTAGTTTCTCACTCCAGAATCAGAGGTTTATCTGGTGGTCAAAAGGTTAAGTTAGTCTTAGCTGCTTGTACATGGCAAAGACCTCATTTAATCGTCTTAGATGAACCAACTAACTATTTGGATCGTGACTCCTTAGGTGCTTTATCCAAGGCTTTGAAGGCTTTCGCTGGTGGTATTGTTATCATTACTCATTCTGCTGAATTCACCAAGGACATTACTGAAGAAGTGTGGGCTGTCGTAGACGGTGTGATGACTCCATCCGGTCACAACTGGGTTCAAGGTCAAGGTGCAGGTCCAAGACttgaaaagaaggaagacgaagaagacAAATTCGATGCTATGGGTAATAAGATTGCTGCTgctaagaagaagactAAGTTATCTTCTGCTGaattaagaaagaagaagaaggaaagaatgaagaagaagaaggaattaGGTGATGCCTACGtttctgaagaagaagatttctAA